AGAATCCGCTCTCCCATCGCCAGGAGCCCCAGAGGTCCGCCTGATGCAGAGGAAAATCATCCAAGGAGAGATCGAGCGCCCAAGGCGTTTCCGGGAAATAACTCGGAGCGTCTGCCCAGGTCCATCGCCATTTATTGGTCATTCCCATCAAAGGGGTTTCCCTGCGACGTTGCCCATCTGCGACAGGGCCCGCGCCGATCACCGATTCGGCGCCGGCGAGGGCGCCCAGGGTGGCGTGACCGGTGCAATCGGCAAAAAGGCGGCCGGTGATCAGCGTAGGTAAACCGGCATGGGTATCGAGCATCCACACGCCGGTCAAGCGATCGCCATTCATTTCCGCGGCACACACATGATGGTTCAAGAACAGATGAATGTTTTTTTCCGCGCGCAGTACTTGTTCGTAATGGGCATCATCCGCTTCTATTGCCATCCGGGATTCCACATTCTGATCAAATTGCAGCTCACGCACCACTCTGCCGAGATGCGGGTAGGGGCCGTTCTCCGGCATCAGGCCCCGCGGCGGCACGTGTATCTCGCTGGACGCATTGCCTCCCAGGACCGACCGATTCTGCACCAATGCTGTCTTTAAGCCCATGCGGCCGGCGGACAGGGCGGCGGCCATGCCGGCATAGCCGCCGCCTGCCACGATCAGATCGAAATCCAAAATCGCTCGGTTCGGCGAAGGGTCTTTGAAAGACGT
This portion of the bacterium genome encodes:
- a CDS encoding FAD-dependent oxidoreductase yields the protein MKTVMLNRREMLKSILAVSGWSVAGAARVNPTSADLMVAAAGFDQTGGWLLDTQFIDTMGSPYLMAHGLGVPVANATSLVRFPQKGKWRVWVRTMDWVARWKAPGAPGRFQLLIDRNPLKTIFGDSGSQWHWQDGGVVEISKPEITLALHDLTGFNGRCEAIYFTQELTAAPPSRRPTSFKDPSPNRAILDFDLIVAGGGYAGMAAALSAGRMGLKTALVQNRSVLGGNASSEIHVPPRGLMPENGPYPHLGRVVRELQFDQNVESRMAIEADDAHYEQVLRAEKNIHLFLNHHVCAAEMNGDRLTGVWMLDTHAGLPTLITGRLFADCTGHATLGALAGAESVIGAGPVADGQRRRETPLMGMTNKWRWTWADAPSYFPETPWALDLSLDDFPLHQADLWGSWRWESGF